In a single window of the Rhizoctonia solani chromosome 16, complete sequence genome:
- a CDS encoding ABC1 family protein, protein MRIPALRRLPLSGSALQPRGLPYQLRATRASHSNSGSQRERLWNNPEFRNRPIVRRSIYTVGSVFFLASSGYILYKAHEPTRHFCLAVVRCSRVAKAVIESMIDYKILLSRSIPDDIKRTQAYSSCHKRSAERVLHALQLNGGIYIKLGQHMSSIQVLPKEWTSTMRPLQDQCYPTPIEDVKNLFLQDTGIPLEEQFSEFDETPIGVASLAQVHIARDRATGQQVAVKLQHPGLEEFAEIDITTATISLAFVKRFFPTFEFSWLGEELATNLPLEMNFVHEFENTTRVTANFAKIPKGKTSIYVPKVLRATHRTLIMEYVKGGRVDDLEYLAKHNIDRNLVSQELSRAFSEMVYIHGFFHADPHPGNLLIRPAPPKSRTAYKQDHGLYFDLDDDLRLNYARLWLALIAPGIPAVARARRKYAEAMNITSDLYPIFESAITGRAGLEGTWDTPAGDEKFSYHHERDEDEAPAKPKFKRARGLIDAGSQSQAEIAAIRKAVLEREGLVEAVFDLNLDQALTTTHSEARVFVIMARYCSRAVWEDARKHLGYSFELFGHWLAYIAVNKGLRIIEWYMDTRGRIVTNLAWARGLMRHGRHAAFRAAAGLAPEI, encoded by the exons ATGCGCATTCCAGCCTTACGGAGGCTTCCGCTGTCTGGGAGTGCCCTCCAACCCAGAGGCTTGCCATATCAACTCCGTGCTACTCGCGCATCTCATTCAAATTCTGGCTCTCAGCGTGAAAGGCTCTGGAACAACCCCGAATTCAGGAACCGGCCAATCGTTCGCCGGAGCATCTACACTGTAGGCAGTGTCTTCTTCCTTGCATCAAGCGGGTATATTCTTTACAAGGCCCATGAG CCTACACGCCATTTTTGCCTAGCAGTTGTGCGATGCTCACGAGTTGCGAAGGCTGTAATCGAGAGCATGATCGATTACAAAATACTACTCTCAAGATCGATCCCTGATGATATTAAAAGAACCCAAGCTTATTCCTCTTGCCATAAGCGTAGTGCAGAACGTGTCTTGCATGCACTTCAGCTTAATGGAGGAATCTACATTAAATTG GGACAACACATGAGTAGTATACAAGTTCTTCCTAAAGAATGGACCTCTACCATGCGACCTTTGCAG GATCAATGCTATCCTACACCAATAGAGGACGTCAAAAACCTTTTCTTACAAGATACCGGTATACCACTCGAGGAACAATTCTCCGAATTCGACGAAACT CCCATCGGCGTGGCAAGCCTGGCACAAGTCCATATAGCACGAGACCGTGCAACGGGTCAGCAGGTTGCGGTCAAATTGCAG CATCCAGGTCTCGAAGAATTTGCTGAAATCGA TATAACTACGGCTACGATATCACTCGCCTTTGTCAAGAGGTTCTTCCCTACGTTCGAGTTCTCGTGGTTGGGCGAAGAATTGGCGACTAACTTACCACTGGAGATGAATTTCGTTCATGAGTTTGAAAACACAACAAGAGTGACCGCCAACTTTGCTAAGATTCCTAAGGGCAAGACAAGCATATACGTGCCCAAGGTATTGAGAGCTACGCATAGAACACTGATTATGGAATATGTCAAGGGTGGCCGCGTAGATGA CTTGGAGTATCTCGCGAAACACAATATTGACAGGAATTTAGTCAGCCAGGAGCTTTCGCGAGCGTTCTCGGAAATGGTTTACATTCATGGCT TTTTTCATGCAG ATCCCCACCCCGGCAACCTGCTAATTCGACCAGCGCCCCCTAAATCTCGGA CCGCATATAAACAGGACCATGGCTTGTATTTTGACCTTGATGACGACCTCCGGCTCAATTATGCGCGACTATGGTTGGCACTTATTGCGCCCGGGATCCCTGCTGTAGCACGCGCTAGGAGGAAGTACGCCGAGGCTATGAATATCACCAGTGACTTG TACCCGATTTTCGAATCCGCGATCACAGGTAGAGCAGGACTTGAAGGAACATGGGATACACCTGCAGGGGACGAAAAGTTCTCATATCACCATGAGcgtgatgaagatgaagcCCCGGCTAAGCCTAAATTCAAGCGTGCTCGGGGGCTGATCGACGCTGGGTCTCAGTCACAGGCCGAAATTGCGGCAATTCGGAAAGCTGTTCTCGAGCGGGAAGGGCTGGTCGAGGCGGTATTCGACTT AAATCTTGATCAAGCATTGACGACAACCCACTCAGAGGCTCGGGTGTTTGTTATCATGGCGCGATATTGTAGCCGAGCCGTCTGGGAAGATGCACGAAAACACCTTGGCTATTCATTTGAACTGTTTGGCCACTGGCTCGCGTATATCGCCGTGAACAAGGGTTTACGTATAATTGAATG GTATATGGATACTCGTGGGCGTATAGTAACGAATCTCGCGTGGGCTCGCGGTCTTATGAGGCACGGTCGTCATGCAGCGTTTCGTGCTGCTGCCGGGCTCGCTCCTGAAATTTAA
- a CDS encoding alphaherpesvirus glycoprotein E domain protein, with protein sequence MTSARSTGLLRFATLGVLASIYTGTSAFSFSYSSPVQCDDLTVSWTGGTAPFSLLITPFYSTPQNISIPASAFNGTHGSYTTTLRVTGKSNAGRFLLTMSDATGVGSGGTSGILTAGTGTTSCNTTDPGTDFVYSLDRSLQQCRPYIWSHYESASQPITITGLIPLGKTFVLNAPLGDSFTWTTNVASGTNVVFIVVDAQGRQGGSTDLYTVGSSDDNTCITSDSPGSTAQAGTSISTPTASPLPSSTSAPAGQNNSAAIIGSSIAGGAVFLVAIASLVWFFLLKNQKRRPDEEDDSMRGINASKRRGRSVDLLPDDHSVRSAVGAAVRYPLPSPQTGDPLDSERGRSVYDPDPYVLPPPPDAYGYFPRVSSIHEEELSQPRHTRVMSNGTSMTGMSKAQMAAAASASGSTRLQGPQRFILHTDAGEVDDDEVVELPPMYTQVQPRRTPAPTPTTTDTSRSGPSIVDDPLRS encoded by the exons ATGACGTCGGCGCGTTCTACCGGTCTGCTCAGGTTCGCAACACTGGGGGTGCTCGCCAGCATATACACCGGCACCTCTGCATTTTCGTTCAGCTATTCATCGCCTGTACAATGCGATGACCTTACTGTGTCTTGGACGGGTGGTACTGCTCCCTTTTCGCTCCTG ATAACGCCG TTCTATAGTACACCACAGAACATATCGATACCAGCCAGCGCATTCAACGGTACCCATGGATCCTACACGACAACACTCCGAGTGACGGGCAAATCCAACGCGGGCCGCTTCTTACTCACGATGTCAGATGCAACTGGAGTTGGTAGTGGTGGTACATCTGGTATTCTTACCGCGGGAACAGGAACTACTTCCTGTAACACCACAGACCCCGGTACCGATTTTGTCTACAGCCTCGACCGCTCATTGCAACAATGTCGCCCGTATATATGGAGTCACTATGAGTCTGCTTCCCAGCCTATTACTATTACCGGGCTCATTCCTTTGGGAAAG ACGTTTGTTCTTAACGCCCCGCTCGGTGATTCATTTACCTGGACTACTAATGTCGCTTCAGGAACCAATGTTGTGTTCATTGTGGTCGATGCTCAAGGGCGGCAGGGTGGTTCTACTGACTTGTACACAGTCGGGTCGTCTGATGATAATACTTGCATTACCAGCGACTCCCCTGGGTCTACGGCCCAGGCTGGTACATCCATATCTACACCCACAGCATCGCCCTTACCCTCTTCAACCTCTGCACCTGCTGGCCAAAATAACAGTGCCGCTATAATTGGCTCCAGCATTGCGGGAGGTGCGGTCTTCCTGGTTGCGATTGCCTCCCTCGTttggttcttcctcctcaaaAATCAAAAACGTCGCCCCGACGAAGAGGACGACTCGATGCGTGGCATTAATGCAAGCAAACGACGTGGCCGATCCGTAGACTTACTCCCTGACGACCATTCTGTGCGCAGTGCAGTGGGAGCCGCAGTTAGATACCCCTTACCATCCCCTCAGACTGGAGACCCACTCGATTCAGAGCGCGGCAGGAGTGTGTATGATCCGGACCCTTACGTCCTGCCCCCACCTCCAGACGCTTATGGCTACTTCCCAAGAGTCTCGAGCATCCATGAGGAGGAATTGAGCCAACCTAGACATACACGCGTCATGTCTAACGGCACATCCATGACTGGCATGTCGAAGGCTCAAATGGCTGCGGCTGCTTCAGCCTCTGGCTCCACACGATTGCAGGGTCCCCAGCG GTTCATTCTACACACCGACGCTGGGGAGGTAGACGATGACGAAGTCGTAGAATTACCTCCTATGTACACCCAAGTACAACCTAGAAGGACACCTGCACCTACACCAACAACGACGGATACATCACGTTCCGGACCAAGCATCGTAGATGACCCGTTGAGATCTTGA
- a CDS encoding right-handed beta helix region protein, with translation MSDFFRLADKFKDKLGISHGYAQQQQGGHPGSVPYGQGSGTGHPYQGSSTPYNPHGHPPSNYGMQPPWDYSSHAPSFPAAPSPCLPQPHSNAYGTPQSWPSGPPPIPPRTAPPTVPARPEEFAPRDSESAPMSNQSQAGVIYAPGTYPTPELFGFPFGKHAILNSPEYGFTARSIQQKLDELGPNSTLYLPRGSRWEVESMISMYPFQELATEGYPTAEQDMAWLEAKEECHGHLINAFSKSGIRIRNILVEGNREKFGHDPDGKCMIILGDANTCNQVVDRCILRNPRHWSCLQAFEGSTNIRITNNFIGPAGYGADVEDGKWADGISFSASDGLVAGNQILDATDGAIVIFGAPGSLITSNTVINRHRLCLGGLNMVDYNPHKGNYKFTRVINNTVRTEGAYIKVGVGMGPSILGKANEDSIEEGGIVMRNLIESRDIGHGKGGLGYGYAVGSDTANWTCIENVSAPGVEYFGDISESLPELIASPTAFVRDGPAEARGNLQSEFVPGHIECLFRIKPGPSTVLGWSPGQLHLALGSHVKLRSTRLCLERGGEVCVREHRHHQDGRTLWTGGSHLVHQDHAAALVFAPGGKLMIVDTNTHTTLHDFTPHIRVPDQPDSEDAHSLVLSEVPNRPVVSITSPAPHANTLFMSSYIEKCGREFGTNQFIARHIGNGRGTLVYVFSPYTQILVLRTRHDGPIRTPLEWPLDQNEWIVEWSSPNEPSAEPVLDAKLAWQGDGNLVIYASGGVPWASGSHGKRATLLRWGLGTPEEPYLEIVDDDGNRVWST, from the exons ATGTCGGATTTCTTTCGTTTAGCTGACAAGTTCAAAGACAAGCTAGGGATATCTCATGGTTACGCTCAGCAGCAACAAGGAGGACACCCTGGCAGCGTGCCATATGGGCAAGGATCTGGAACTGGGCATCCATACCAAGGCTCTAGCACACCATACAACCCACATGGACATCCACCCTCAAACTACGGCATGCAGCCACCGTGGGACTATTCTTCTCACGCGCCAAGTTTTCCTGCAGCTCCTAGTCCATGTCTTCCTCAACCTCATAGCAATGCATACGGAACTCCTCAATCCTGGCCTTCTGGGCCTCCTCCTATTCCACCAAGGACGGCGCCGCCCACGGTACCGGCTAGGCCCGAGGAGTTTGCTCCCCGAGATAGCGAGTCCGCGCCAATGTCAAACCAGAGCCAGGCTGGTGTAATCTACGCGCCAGGCACATATCCCACTCCGGAGCTTTTTGGTTTTCCTTTTGGCAAACACGCCATATTGAACTCCCCAGAATATGGTTTCACGGCCAGGAGTATTCAACAAAAGCTCGACGAGCTGGGTCCGAACTCGACATTGTATCTTCCACGAGGATCCAGGTGGGAGGTTGAATCTATGATTTCAATGTACCCATTTCAAGAACTTGCCACTGAGGGCTATCCGACGGCTGAACAAGATATGGCCTGGCTTGAGGCTAAAGAAGAATGCCATGGTCATCTAATCAACGCGTTTAGTAAATCCGGCATTCGCATACGCAATATCTTAGTCGAGGGCAACCGCGAAAAGTTTGGACACGATCCAGACGGCAAATGTATGATTATACTTGGGGATGCAAACACTTGTAATCAG GTGGTCGATAGATGTATTCTTCGCAACCCCAGACACTGGTCGTGCCTGCAAGCGTTCGAAGGAAGCACTAACATTCGCATCACCAATAATTTTATCGGTCCCGCGGGTTATGGCGCTGACGTAGAGGACGGTAAATGGGCCGATGGAATT AGTTTCTCTGCTAGTGATGGACTGGTTGCGGGAAACCAGATTTTGGATGCTACTGATGGTGCTATAG TGATTTTCGGCGCGCCGGGCTCGTTGATTACTAGCAATACCGTCATAAACAGACATAGattat GTTTGGGGGGCTTGAACATGGTTGATTACAATCCGC ACAAGGGGAATTATAAATTTACCCGGGTAATCAACAACACTGTGCGAACTGAgggcgcatacatcaaggTTGGAGTAGGCATGGGACCTAGTATTCTTGGCAAGGCAAATGAAGACAGCATTGAGGAGGGTGGTATTGTTATGCGCAATCTTATCGAGTCCAGGGATATAGGGCATGGCAAAGGAGGTCTGGGCTATGGCTATGCAGTTGGGTCTGATACTGCCAATTGGACTTGCATTGAAAACGTATCTGCACCGGGCGTTGAGTATTTTGGGGACATCTCTGAATCGTTGCCCGAACTCATTGCATCTCCGACGGCATTTGTTCGAGATGGACCGGCTGAGGCTCGAGGTAATCTTCAGTCAGAATTTGTACCAG GCCATATCGAATGTCTCTTTCGGATAAAGCCAGGTCCCTCCACGGTACTTGGCTGGAGCCCTGGTCAATTACACCTTGCACTTGGATCACACGTCAAACTAAGATCAACTCGCTTATGCCTTGAACGTGGCGGGGAAGTGTGCGTACGGGAACACCGCCATCATCAGGATGGGCGAACACTTTGGACAGGAGGAAGCCATTTGGTTCACCAAGACCATGCCGCCGCACTTGTCTTTGCGCCAGGAGGTAAACTTATGATTGTGGACACCAACACGCATACAACCCTGCACGATTTTACACCTCACATTCGCGTACCTGACCAACCCGACTCGGAAGATGCGCATTCACTTGTACTATCCGAGGTTCCCAACCGACCCGTGGTATCAATTACGAGCCCAGCACCTCATGCAAATACGCTATTCATGTCTTCTTACATTGAAAAATGTGGTCGAGAATTTGGGACCAACCAGTTTATAGCGCGGCATATAGGCAACGGGAGGGGTACCCTCGTATACGTATTTAGCCCATATACGCAAATATTGGTCCTGCGAACACGGCACGACGGGCCAATTCGGACCCCGCTCGAGTGGCCCTTGGATCAGAACGAATGGATTGTGGAGTGGAGTTCACCCAACGAGCCGAGCGCGGAGCCCGTGCTGGACGCTAAGCTCGCTTGGCAAGGCGATGGGAATTTG GTCATTTACGCAAGTGGGGGTGTGCCTTGGGCAAGTGGTTCACACGGGAAGCGCGCGACGCTTTTACGCTGGGGGTTAGGAACTCCAGAGGAACCGTATCTAGAAATCGTAGACGACGATGGGAACCGTGTTTGGAGCACCTGA
- a CDS encoding mitochondrial carrier protein yields the protein MLSEDSSASSNGNHIRIAGAVAGVAVGHGFDTIKTRLQVAPIGTYKGAIDCFWKTVRNESPLALYKGALPPAVAWGASDSLLLGSLHNYRLFLIRHGVTEPIPGSSDPNAKRLTLFGHWLAGLGAGWTGSILAHPMETLKVKLQMQTQRDVKDRQYKGVIDVIRQIYLVQGPMGIWRGFASSLVYRSSFCWMFASYEVMMRTASLLNGTRFEMSTPTANFLAGGLCSFAYWVMGIPFDNIKNRILAAPLDAPRLRFWSVARGIYATQGWRGYYAGLSLCIIRAFPVNACAFLVYESLMRAMGAEKTRA from the exons ATGTTATCCGAAGATAGTAGTGCTTCTTCAAACGGGAATCACATACGAATTGCAGGGGCGGTTGCGGGA GTTGCTGTTGGCCATGGATTCGATACGATCAAAACCAGGTTGCAGGTAGCACCCATAGGCACATACAAGGGTGCTATTGATTGTTTCTGGAAAACAGTTCGAAACGAG TCTCCCCTTGCGCTTTACAAGGGGGCGCTACCCCCCGCAGTTGCCTGGGGCGCATCAGATTCCTTATTGCTCGGGTCGCTGCACAACTATCGTTTGTTTTTGATCAGACATGGAGTTACCGAACCCATTCCTGGTTCCTCGGATCCCAATGCGAAGCGGTTGACACTGTTCGGGCATTGGCTCGCAGGTCTAGGAGCAGGTTGGACTGGGTCAATATTAGCTCACCCGATGG AGACTCTCAAAG TCAAACTTCAAATGCAAACACAGCGTGATGTGAAAGACCGGCAATACAAAG GCGTCATAGATGTTATACGGCAAATCTACCTCGTTCAAGGCCCGATGGGCATTTGGCGAGGATTCGCAAGCAGCCTCGTGTACCGAAGTTCGTTTTGCTGGATGTTTGCATCGTACGAGGTCATGATGCGAACGGCATCGCTCCTCAATGGGACACGTTTTGAG ATGTCCACACCTACTGCGAACTTCCTAGCCGGAGGACTCTGTTCATTTGCGTACTGGGTCATGGGAATTCCATTCGATAACATCAAAAA CCGAATTCTCGCTGCACCCCTTGATGCGCCGAGGTTACGTTTCTGGTCCGTCGCACGAGGGATATATGCCACCCAGGGCTGGAGAGGATACTATGCTGGTTTAAGCTTGTGTATCATCCGAGCATTCCCGGTGAACGCATGTGCCTTTTTGGTATACGAGTCTCTGATGCGGGCGATGGGCGCTGAGAAG ACCCGGGCATGA
- a CDS encoding RNA exonuclease 1, translated as MAEVIAINTQYVGIGAGGSVPMLARVSFIDYRGHVVYDKFVIPSQPGKFNPNVRVSHQTNPQHFSGPDAVSFSDAQAMAAHLLRGRIVVGHSLWLDLQVLGVSHPACDTRDVGLYLPFRSALKTPNQVIGLQTLVWQLMRRKIQEAHHNPVENARAAMDLFRSHEAEKLSRPVNGHVHCPPRPTPDAISNRLHILDESVMIPCSARNDCLLV; from the exons ATGGCTGAAGTTATTGCTATCAACACTCA GTATGTCGGCATCGGCGCTGGTGGCTCAGTACCAATGTTGGC CCGTGTCTCGTTTATCGACTACCGCGGTCACGTGGTCTACGATAAATTCGTGATTCCCAGCCAACCAGGCAAGTTCAATCCCAACGTGCGGGTTTCTCATCAGACTAAT CCCCAGCATTTCAGCGGTCCAGATGCGGTCTCTTTCAGTGACGCCCAAGCCATGGCCGCACACTTGCTTCGCGGCCGGATCGTCGTTGGTCACAGCCTCTGGCTCGATCTCCAG GTTCTCGGTGTCAGTCACCCTGCCTGCGACACCCGTGACGTGGGGTTGTACCTGCCTTTCCGCTCAGCGCTCAAGACGCCCAACCAGGTCATCGGCCTCCAGACCCTTGTATGGCAGCTTATGCGACGAAAGATCCAGGAAGCTCACCATAACCCG GTTGAGAATGCGCGAGCTGCCATGGACCTCTTCCGGAGCCATGAGGCCGA AAAACTATCGCGACCGGTCAATGGCCATGTGCACTGCCCCCCTCGTCCTACTCCCGAT GCTATCTCTAATCGATTACATATTCTCGACGAGTCGGTCATGATTCCTTGCAGCGCTCGGAATGATTGCCTACTCGTTTAA
- a CDS encoding cut8 domain protein, translated as MSAPHLLPQQPIHVPFRSAPVTHAPSPFGFGFGLSSQPSTSSIPPHYNGLSPFGQHSSHQHGGPIPSSPFANLHSTSARPVASSAPRSNAKRRYDDSVDPDGREDSNMATRSPSPDRLSAESQDAQANIDVGVLLVTPPALTSLISSQPNLKPLVISLIPQPSVQVAIQALDASAKVIRDTYPYSQTTQPTSSTSTSFGFGSSFGAPASMHAPASTSFGFRTNSQPSGPMREDYIRSRIRPSPAPLAPSTSPKFTRASLHDSFAYLCALTVHIMRAPPLARALLLDNSILFPKLIHEWSAWVDCLDVEVNQNGGMFSAEAVREWERSLDE; from the exons ATGTCGGCTCCCCATCTACTTCCGCAACAGCCAATCCACGTGCCGTTCCGCTCTGCGCCAGTCACGCACGCACCGTCACCCTTTGGATTTGGCTTTGGCCTATCCAGCCAGCCCTCAACATCCAGCATCCCACCCCACTACAACGGCCTCTCACCGTTTGGCCAACACAGCTCCCACCAGCATGGAGGTCCTATCCCATCCAGCCCATTTGCAAATTTGCACTCGACGTCTGCTCGTCCAGTCGCCAGCTCAGCCCCCCGATCCAATGCCAAACGGCGATACGATGACTCTGTCGATCCAGACGGAAGAGAAGACTCCAATATGGCCACCCGCTCGCCCTCTCCGGACCGCCTC TCAGCCGAATCCCAGGATGCCCAAGCCAACATAGATGTCGGTGTACTTCTAG TCACTCCTCCCGCTTTGACCTCCTTGATCAGCTCTCAGCCCAACTTGAAGCCACTTGTTATTTCTTTAATTCCTCAGCCTTCTGTCCAAGTTGCCATACAAGCACTTGATGCTTCCGCCAAAGTCATACGAGACACATACCCATACTCCCAGACGACACAGCCCACTTCATCTACATCTACCTCTTTCGGTTTTGGATCCTCTTTCGGCGCTCCCGCATCGATGCACGCACCTGCCTCTACTTCCTTTGGATTCCGCACAAATTCTCAGCCATCCGGCCCTATGCGCGAAGACTATATCCGGAGCCGTATAAGGCCATCC CCTGCTCCCCTCGCCCCAAGCACCTCACCCAAGTTCACTCGGGCATCCCTTCATGACTCGTTCGCTTATCTTTGTGCTCTCACGGTCCACATAATGCGTGCACCGCCCCTCGCACGCGCCCTTCTATTGGACAACTCTATTTTATTCCCCAAGCTCATACATGAATGGAGCGCCTGGGTCGATTGTCTCGACGTCGAAGTTAACCAAAACGGAGGAATGTTTAGTGCCGAGGCTGTTCGAGAATGGGAACGCTCGCTGGACGAGTAA